In the genome of Raphanus sativus cultivar WK10039 chromosome 9, ASM80110v3, whole genome shotgun sequence, the window NNNNNNNNNNNNNNNNNNNNNNNNTAACATAAATATGTaataagatttataaatttttgatattccaaatatttagtttggatCAGATTCAGATCTGGTTATCTGGATATTAATTTAGATCTATCTAACTATATAATCAATTTTAGTTAAAGACTatcaattttctattttaaatatataaattcaaataaatatataaatattatatattatatatattaaataactctctttaaaataaataaataaataaatattaattgtgctatttaaaaaatatattgcgTCTAGGTCTTGAGACACAACAGAAACAATGAGAGGACATATGACAAAAGGAAACAATACGAAGTAAAAATCTCAGAAGCATAATAGTCCGGTTTAGCCAGCATAGATAATTTATTACCGaaccaaaaattttaattaaatattgtcTATTTTAAAACATGCGTATAAAGAGATCCTGCAAAATTGAAATTACTGAGAAGTAATTGTATAAATGGTGTACATAGTGTCTTGTTTAATAGTCACTTGTACTGAAAAAATCCATGTATCCTTTTATTTCCTCGCCAGCTCGTTTAATAGATCTTCCATATTATAGATAGGTACCATTAGACTACATAACTTGTCACACAATGTacataaaagaatatataacaGTTTAGTTTAATAAGTTACACTATAATGGGAACCAACGCCTTGACACCGAACAGAGAAATCAATAGTCTCCTTAACGGTCATGATACCAACATGGAGATCGTTTTGGCTAATGTAAGCAGGTGTTTTGATGGGAACAAACTCATTAAGGCGGTAACCATTGTAAGTCACTTCCCCGGTGTCATCAAGAGACTTATCTAGCTTCCGGCCGGCAAGAGCCAACAGAAGCGTTGTCTTCCCAGAAGAGGGAGAATCCAACAAAAGCGTCATCCTCGAAGGTTTAACAATTAATCCAAGAAACATCTTTAAGAATCGTAAGCTGTGCTTTCTTTGCAAGATGGATCCCCACCAAACCAAGAAGAGACTCTACCATGTTCCTCACCGTGTTAGTAAGCAAAGGAAGAGATCTATCACCGGTGTAACAATCAGCTTTCACATTCAAATTCTTGTACCTCACTTCCACTGACGGAAGTATTACCCCTACTTTATCGATCCCCTTCCTTAGCTTCGTCAAGATCCGTTCGTTGTCCTGTTCTGCGCTTTGAATACCATGTCGATGAACTTCGCACATTCTTCTCGGTTGATCTTGGTGACGTCGACTTCTTTGTTAAGGATTTGGTTACCGTAGATGTAGTCTTCTTCTCCTAGCGCGGGCATGAGACTTGTCCAGAAACGTTTGTATGCTGGGAGAGAAGCCAAGTAGTTTAATTTTGCATGCTTTCCAGTAGAAAACCTGTTATGTTCTCCCTAACTTTTCTCCTTCTCGTCAGCGCTAAGGGCTGCCTCATCGATCTCGGGTCAAGAACCAGCGACAGAAGACGGCAAGACTCGAAGGGAGAGAACGATGACTCGGATCCTTCTATCGTCGACAGGAAATGCTTCTAAGTGTTTTTGGTTTGTGGTGGTGAGTTTCGTACGATCTTTATCCACATGCTGAGATGGGGATTCAAACCATAAGTTGGAAATATAGTTGTTTCTAGATATTTAATTCGGAGCTATGCAAAAcgaatgtacaaaaaaacagtGCGaccatgaatgaaaaaaaaattggttacgtTTCTTGTAATGGaagcaaataaggaaacaaagcaaagaattaaatgatccgtttttcttaaactcgCTCAGAAAGTGACATGTGGAATggagccttctcatgcattctcaccaaaatcgtttaaggaaagccttaaaaatacttctcctttaatatataggggatacaCAAATCCACattcagttttaatattataCAAGTAGGTTTTGATATTATTGTTGGAATTCATACCAATTTATagcaatatataaatcaacCTGTAAATTTATATGCCTAAAATTTAATGCAAATACCGAAACAAATCTAAAACTTAGGGTTTTAAGTGTACATGATTATTTGAAgcaaaagataaataaatgaaatcgAGATTTCTTTAGCACGACGTTTGGAGTCGTGTCTCTACCAAGCATCTACAAGCATACAAACTGGATCAAGACGGCTGCTAGTACCGTTGAGATAAAATCTCAAAAGTTAACAAACTCTTGTCTTAATTTATTAGTCTTAGAATTTTAGCCGTTGCAAGCTATTAAGTATGATGAAGTGGTTTACACATTATGTTTTAGGTTTAGTGATAACCGGTTTGTACCGGATAGATGATAGTCGTATATAATCACTTGTACATTGATATTTTACTCTTAACAGAAACAATTATAATTTCCAGATTCTCTTGTGTTCATCTTGCTCACGAGCGCTTTGGTTTCTGTTCAATATCAAGTTTACTaaaatggtatcagagccatccAGCTCTTCTTCCGCTTGAACCTGCCATTGTTGAGCTCAGTCGTGTGTTATTACCGATTGAATTCCTCTTGCGATGGTTTCTCTGAAGAACTTTCTGCGTCACTTGATTGGATCTACTGCTTCAGCAATTTCAGCTCCGATAGCTTTACCGGTGAAGTCAAATCCGGTGATTCACGCTTCGCGTAGCTCTGTTGATGCAGATTCTCCGGTTTCAATCCATACGCCTTTCTTCAAACAATTGATTCTGCAAAAATCGACTCGATCCACCGCCTCGACAGATGAATCTCCGATTTATTCTCCAGTGGTTGTCAACCAGACCTCTGGAACTTCGCGAGCTGTCACATCCGCGGAATCTCTGGATTTAGTCCAATCGCATCTCTTCCTTCAACCGGATCGATTCCAGATCTCTCTCGGTTGTTCCACCGATCATTCTACAGCTGCTTTGATGGTGATTGCTCACAAGGTTGGGTGTTATACTGGTAAAGCAAGCTTGTGTGCTTGGAACTCTTCTATTCCTGACGATTTTTCCTCGGTTTTAGTCGATCTTATGCCTGATTTGGCGATGAACTCGTATTCACTGTTCTCTGGTTTGATTGAACTCATTGTTCCACCAGAAGTTATTCTCCTCTACGGATCTCTTCCACGGCCACCTGAGAGCTGTTTCATCTCTTATTCATGGCTCAGATTCACTGATGCGGTATGTGATTGGTTTATGCACTCAATCTCTAAGAATCTTTGTGGACAGGGGGAGAGACTTAAGGTCGCTGTTGATCCCTGCTGCTTAGACTTATGTGGTTCTGAAGCTGATTGCTATGGTTTTCTGCTCTTAGAATCTCTGGCTTGTGAAGTAGATCTCCTGGCGTGGATGAACTTAAGAGAATTGCAAGTGATAGCCTCTCTTGTTCATGGTTCACTTATCATCTTCTATGCCATTAAAGATGCTGCACTGGTTCAACAGTTAAGCTCCTGGTTCCGTTTGATCTCAATTGAGAAGCAACAAGCTTATGCAAAAATTGGTTTATGGCTGAAGTATACCAAGATGATTGTTGGTTTTAAGACTTTGAGTGCGCACTACGTGACGTTGTTGTTCAGTGTTGCTGAGAGCTTGACTTTGTTGTGTGATCCACACATTTGGAGTGATGTGCAGTGTGAAGACGTGTCTTTCTTTCTGGATAAAAGACATGGCGTTCAAGAGCTTTTTAGACCATGTTCTAGTGATGATTGTACTGCTGCTGCAGTTGGTACATTGATGAATGGCGTCAATACAGTTTATAAGTTTTTGCTTGGTGGTTATGTCCTTAATCGCATAGCAGAAAAGATAATTATGCAGGTCAGTATTCAAA includes:
- the LOC130499697 gene encoding uncharacterized protein LOC130499697 encodes the protein MVSLKNFLRHLIGSTASAISAPIALPVKSNPVIHASRSSVDADSPVSIHTPFFKQLILQKSTRSTASTDESPIYSPVVVNQTSGTSRAVTSAESLDLVQSHLFLQPDRFQISLGCSTDHSTAALMVIAHKVGCYTGKASLCAWNSSIPDDFSSVLVDLMPDLAMNSYSLFSGLIELIVPPEVILLYGSLPRPPESCFISYSWLRFTDANLWLVK